The following are encoded together in the Desulfococcus multivorans genome:
- a CDS encoding endonuclease/exonuclease/phosphatase family protein, translating into MRIRIATYNIHRCIGRDGIESPDRIAEVLNGVDPDVAALQEVGFRGAPPRSILSRLAAAVDGRAIPGPTLLDEKGAYGNVALTRIRPVWIERLDLSLPDREPRGAIFLMLRINGRAVRVIATHLGLRPGERRYQMRRLLGLLDRTTAAVTILMGDFNEWFTWGRPVRWVNHRLGAMPAPPTFPSRRPFLALDRIWVHPPNHLASIRPYAAPPAPLASDHLPLIAELRF; encoded by the coding sequence ATGCGGATCAGAATTGCCACTTACAACATCCATCGGTGTATCGGTCGTGACGGCATCGAATCTCCCGATCGCATCGCCGAGGTCTTAAACGGCGTCGATCCAGATGTGGCGGCACTTCAGGAAGTGGGGTTCCGTGGTGCGCCGCCGAGGAGTATACTGAGCCGGTTGGCGGCGGCCGTCGACGGCCGGGCGATACCGGGGCCGACGCTGTTGGATGAAAAAGGTGCATACGGGAATGTCGCTTTGACCCGAATCCGACCCGTCTGGATAGAACGTCTGGATCTCAGCCTGCCGGACAGAGAGCCTCGGGGAGCCATATTCCTGATGCTGAGGATTAACGGCAGGGCCGTTCGGGTGATTGCCACCCATCTGGGGCTTCGACCTGGAGAACGACGGTACCAGATGCGACGGCTTCTGGGCTTGTTGGATCGGACGACGGCCGCGGTGACAATTCTTATGGGAGATTTCAATGAATGGTTTACGTGGGGGCGGCCTGTAAGGTGGGTGAACCATCGTTTGGGCGCTATGCCGGCACCTCCCACATTTCCCAGCCGTCGACCTTTTTTGGCACTGGATCGCATTTGGGTCCATCCCCCGAATCATTTGGCGTCCATACGCCCATATGCAGCCCCGCCTGCTCCGCTCGCCTCCGATCATCTGCCGCTGATCGCGGAGTTGAGGTTCTGA
- a CDS encoding DHH family phosphoesterase, with product MTDQEAEQSRPNANDPTSKLIETLEKHRGERHVIVLQDYPDPDAISAALAHQICCSRFEIETDIIHSGRISHQQNIALVRLLGIDLIRYEPNLDLTPYSGAVFLDTQGSTATALVKALAEAKIPTIIVVDHHETQAELNVEFKDIRRNIGSTASIYSEYLKNGLLTLDGTVQEHIKIATALTHGIITDTGGFVYAKPEDFQAAAFLSRYKDADLLNQIMMQERSRQTMDITERALRNRELAENFSISGIGYLRAEDRDAIPQAADFLMTEENIHTAIVYGIVTDKNHDETLVGSFRTSKITLDPDAFIKEVFGKDAAGNYFGGGKLSAGGFQIPIGFLSGVRDEEYRQKKWQLFDAQIKQKIFSKIGLKNKAAE from the coding sequence ATGACGGATCAGGAAGCGGAACAGAGTCGCCCGAACGCCAACGACCCCACATCGAAACTGATCGAAACGCTGGAAAAGCACCGAGGCGAAAGGCATGTGATTGTCCTCCAGGATTACCCCGACCCTGACGCCATTTCCGCGGCGCTGGCCCATCAGATTTGTTGCAGCCGGTTCGAAATCGAGACGGACATTATCCACTCCGGTCGGATCAGCCACCAACAGAACATCGCCCTGGTCCGTCTGCTGGGTATAGACCTTATTCGATATGAACCGAATCTTGATTTGACGCCCTACAGTGGCGCCGTTTTTCTGGACACCCAGGGGTCTACGGCCACCGCACTCGTCAAAGCCCTTGCAGAGGCTAAAATTCCCACGATAATCGTCGTGGACCATCACGAAACACAGGCAGAACTGAACGTTGAGTTCAAGGATATCCGGCGAAACATCGGCAGCACGGCGAGCATCTACTCGGAATACCTCAAAAATGGATTGCTCACGCTGGACGGCACCGTTCAGGAGCATATCAAGATCGCCACCGCGCTGACTCACGGCATTATCACGGACACCGGCGGCTTCGTTTACGCGAAGCCGGAGGACTTTCAGGCAGCGGCATTCCTGAGCCGATACAAAGACGCGGATCTCCTCAATCAGATCATGATGCAGGAACGCTCCCGACAGACTATGGATATCACCGAACGGGCATTGAGAAACCGGGAACTCGCCGAAAACTTCTCCATCAGCGGCATCGGCTACCTCCGGGCCGAAGATCGGGACGCCATCCCCCAGGCCGCCGACTTTCTGATGACCGAGGAAAACATCCACACCGCCATCGTTTACGGCATCGTCACCGACAAAAACCATGATGAAACCCTGGTCGGGTCTTTTCGGACCTCGAAGATCACCCTCGACCCGGATGCCTTCATCAAAGAGGTCTTCGGTAAGGACGCCGCCGGGAACTATTTCGGGGGCGGCAAGCTGTCGGCCGGCGGATTTCAGATTCCCATCGGTTTCCTCTCCGGCGTTCGGGATGAAGAATATCGTCAAAAAAAATGGCAGCTTTTCGATGCCCAGATCAAACAGAAAATTTTTTCGAAAATCGGCCTCAAGAACAAGGCTGCTGAATGA
- a CDS encoding MarC family protein — MNYTLIHGLRQRSVRTANPPEDPRIGGKHLHQRAGRHMDINWELISNFATAMIAIVNPVEKIPLWIEASKGGKAHFQWRLAALIIFTSVIILMIFLLLGRQILEQLKIDLASFKIGGGLILLQFGFSMLKGEAVTINSKENVEKDGNVTSEVVKRFQEVFVPIGVPVIAGPGAITTVIIYGSQSATWMTSLGLAIVLAGVLSLLFLTLITGPSIAKLAGEMPLRLTSRVFGMILIAIAVQFMVDGLRTVFPGWVA; from the coding sequence GTGAACTACACTTTAATTCACGGGCTCCGACAGAGGTCGGTCCGAACCGCCAACCCGCCGGAAGATCCCCGTATAGGCGGCAAACATCTCCATCAGCGCGCCGGTCGGCATATGGACATCAACTGGGAACTCATATCGAATTTTGCGACGGCGATGATTGCCATCGTCAACCCCGTCGAAAAAATTCCACTTTGGATCGAAGCATCAAAAGGCGGAAAAGCGCATTTCCAATGGCGGTTGGCCGCACTGATCATCTTCACCAGCGTCATCATTCTCATGATCTTTCTGCTGTTGGGACGCCAAATTCTGGAACAACTCAAAATCGATCTCGCCAGTTTCAAAATCGGCGGCGGACTGATCCTGCTTCAGTTCGGCTTCAGCATGCTCAAAGGTGAAGCGGTCACCATCAACAGTAAGGAAAATGTCGAAAAGGACGGCAATGTCACCAGTGAGGTCGTCAAACGCTTTCAGGAAGTTTTTGTGCCCATCGGTGTCCCCGTCATCGCCGGCCCCGGGGCCATCACCACGGTTATCATTTACGGCTCCCAAAGCGCTACATGGATGACGTCTCTCGGGTTGGCCATTGTCCTGGCGGGTGTCCTGTCCCTGTTGTTTCTCACACTCATTACCGGACCGTCGATTGCGAAACTGGCCGGTGAGATGCCGCTGAGGCTGACCTCAAGAGTTTTCGGAATGATTCTGATCGCCATCGCCGTTCAGTTCATGGTCGACGGCCTGAGGACGGTATTTCCCGGATGGGTCGCCTGA
- a CDS encoding response regulator yields the protein MTHKHTIFIVEDHQLFREGLKSMLGRRDDVEIVGEAEDGLAAVRRIRKLKPELVLMDLSMPKMGGISVMKEIKRELPDIRILALTIHESDQFVLEAFDAGADGYCIKDASRRELMLAIDSVLKGKTYISPGISDLVMEGYITSRKTLKKTSSWDDVTQREREVLKLLAEGYTNKEIAEFLHISVKTVEKHRSNLMGKLDLHNVARLTSYAIEKGLVEPKK from the coding sequence ATGACACATAAGCATACGATATTCATTGTCGAGGATCATCAGTTGTTTCGGGAAGGGCTGAAGTCGATGTTGGGTCGCCGTGACGATGTCGAGATCGTTGGAGAAGCCGAAGACGGTCTGGCGGCGGTGCGCCGGATCCGCAAATTGAAGCCCGAACTGGTTCTGATGGATCTGTCGATGCCAAAGATGGGCGGTATATCGGTGATGAAAGAGATCAAACGGGAGCTGCCGGATATTCGTATCCTCGCCCTCACCATACATGAATCCGATCAGTTCGTGCTGGAGGCCTTCGATGCCGGTGCGGACGGATACTGCATCAAGGACGCCAGTCGCCGGGAACTCATGCTGGCTATCGACAGTGTTCTGAAGGGAAAGACCTACATCAGCCCGGGTATCTCCGATCTCGTTATGGAAGGATATATTACGAGCCGGAAGACGCTTAAAAAAACATCCAGTTGGGACGATGTCACCCAACGGGAGCGCGAAGTGCTTAAACTTCTGGCCGAGGGGTACACCAACAAGGAGATCGCCGAATTTCTCCATATCAGCGTCAAGACGGTGGAAAAGCACCGGTCCAACCTGATGGGCAAACTCGATCTGCACAATGTGGCCAGGCTGACCTCGTACGCCATTGAAAAGGGGCTCGTGGAACCCAAAAAATAG
- a CDS encoding ATP-binding protein, with the protein MDDSCADNHYAFFAAFYNAPGPIVIAREDGRFVLINKAFESAVGYAFEEIAGFSDWIDCMGGRDPTGVETYLSGLFSSETAYRTRRVSLQNKSGHVWVWNFYSAPMGRWADGLRTAISIANPVELTADQEAACEEMMDLLAEEIAKRSKDLQASINALENEIIERKRIERALTLSRERLKQMSMRVLDALEADRRTISKELHDSIGGSLAAIKFSLEEKEIDREQNGGRLDESLSREIDYLSAAIKETKRISANLRPTTLDDLGLMATLKWYLRQFRRTYGKIRVDFTADMSEEEVPEAMKIIIYRIVQEALNNAQKHSEADLVRLHLGKTDGDHTVCLVVEDNGRGFNVNDIHPGKDPLSGYGLTAMRERCEIVGGSFHIHSRIGRGTVIRAMLPRSKTDQ; encoded by the coding sequence ATGGACGATTCTTGCGCCGATAACCATTATGCGTTCTTCGCGGCATTTTACAATGCGCCTGGTCCCATCGTCATTGCACGGGAAGACGGTCGATTTGTGCTGATCAACAAGGCGTTCGAGAGCGCTGTCGGATATGCCTTCGAGGAGATTGCCGGCTTTTCCGACTGGATCGATTGTATGGGCGGGCGGGATCCGACTGGAGTCGAGACGTATTTATCCGGGCTTTTCTCATCGGAAACGGCATATCGGACCCGGCGTGTATCCCTTCAGAACAAGAGCGGCCACGTTTGGGTATGGAACTTTTACAGCGCGCCGATGGGGAGATGGGCGGACGGCCTGAGGACAGCCATCAGCATCGCAAACCCGGTGGAGTTGACCGCCGATCAGGAAGCGGCCTGTGAAGAGATGATGGACCTGCTCGCGGAGGAAATCGCCAAAAGATCGAAGGATCTTCAGGCCAGCATCAACGCATTGGAGAACGAAATCATCGAACGCAAGCGGATCGAGCGGGCACTGACGCTCTCCCGCGAAAGGCTCAAGCAAATGTCCATGAGGGTTTTGGATGCGCTGGAAGCCGACCGAAGAACCATCTCCAAGGAACTGCACGACAGCATCGGCGGCAGCCTGGCCGCCATCAAATTCAGCCTCGAAGAAAAGGAAATTGATAGAGAGCAGAACGGCGGGCGACTTGACGAATCCTTATCCCGGGAGATCGATTACCTGTCGGCGGCCATTAAGGAAACAAAGCGGATATCCGCCAACCTCAGGCCTACGACCTTGGATGACTTGGGTTTAATGGCCACCCTGAAATGGTATCTGCGTCAGTTCCGGCGTACCTACGGCAAAATCCGGGTCGATTTTACCGCCGACATGAGTGAAGAAGAGGTGCCCGAAGCGATGAAGATCATCATTTACCGAATTGTTCAGGAGGCCCTCAACAATGCCCAGAAGCACAGCGAGGCCGATCTCGTCCGTCTGCATCTCGGTAAGACGGATGGCGATCACACCGTCTGCCTTGTCGTTGAGGATAACGGCCGGGGATTCAACGTCAACGATATCCATCCCGGGAAAGATCCCTTAAGTGGATACGGTCTGACCGCCATGCGCGAGCGCTGCGAGATTGTAGGCGGGTCGTTTCATATCCATTCCCGGATCGGACGGGGTACCGTGATTCGTGCGATGCTGCCCAGATCGAAAACCGATCAATGA
- a CDS encoding dihydrolipoyl dehydrogenase family protein codes for MSKRYDALVVGSGTAGQTAAYQLNRNGFSVGLVEHSDRPGGTCALSGCQAKKWFYEGTEAVARSRHLSGIGITSPAIADWSALRDAKNRFTASVPSKTVSGLKKAGIDFIPGQARFTGPQSVAVGREELTARFIVLAVGAVPMSLPIDGSDHIISSSEFMELDRLPSRIVFIGGGFISFEFAHFAARLGPSDIHCIILEVASRPLGPFDEQMVALLSAASAEAGIDIHTNVGILGIEKTDRAFRITTEGGRRFEADLVVHGAGRAPNIDALELDSAGIEATKRGITVNEKMATSNPYVYAVGDCADTLQLARVADAEAETAANNIVSLSNGDNPGAVMDYSAVPTVLFTYPQYGMVGATEDALKKEGASYEKSCEDHLDWPTYTRVGIAHAAYKVLAGEDGKILGAHILSDNAAGLINAFSLAMHNGLSAETLYRQSIMTPYPSRESDIIYMLRPLVF; via the coding sequence ATGTCCAAACGATATGATGCCCTGGTCGTCGGTTCGGGTACGGCCGGGCAAACCGCAGCTTATCAATTGAACCGCAATGGATTTTCAGTGGGATTGGTTGAACACAGCGATCGACCGGGGGGAACCTGCGCCCTCAGCGGTTGCCAGGCCAAGAAATGGTTCTATGAAGGGACCGAGGCCGTGGCCCGATCGCGCCACCTTTCGGGCATCGGCATAACGTCGCCGGCGATTGCCGACTGGTCGGCCCTGCGGGATGCAAAAAACAGGTTTACCGCATCCGTACCTTCAAAAACGGTAAGCGGCCTGAAAAAGGCAGGCATCGATTTTATCCCTGGGCAAGCTCGTTTTACGGGGCCACAGTCCGTCGCCGTGGGCCGGGAAGAGTTGACCGCCCGCTTTATCGTTCTCGCCGTGGGTGCGGTCCCCATGTCGCTGCCCATCGATGGGTCTGATCACATCATATCGAGCAGCGAGTTCATGGAACTGGACCGCCTTCCCTCCCGCATCGTCTTTATCGGCGGCGGATTCATCTCATTCGAATTCGCCCATTTCGCCGCCCGGCTGGGTCCTTCGGACATCCACTGCATCATACTGGAAGTGGCCTCCCGCCCCCTGGGGCCTTTCGATGAGCAAATGGTCGCTCTTCTGTCGGCCGCCTCCGCCGAAGCAGGCATCGATATCCATACCAACGTCGGCATTCTGGGAATCGAGAAGACCGACAGGGCCTTCCGCATCACAACGGAAGGGGGTCGCCGGTTTGAAGCGGATCTCGTCGTGCATGGTGCCGGACGGGCCCCGAACATCGACGCCCTGGAACTGGACAGTGCCGGAATCGAAGCCACCAAACGCGGCATCACCGTAAATGAGAAGATGGCCACTTCGAACCCATATGTTTACGCCGTAGGCGACTGCGCGGACACCCTTCAGCTGGCCCGGGTGGCTGACGCCGAGGCGGAAACGGCGGCGAACAACATCGTCAGCCTGAGCAACGGCGACAACCCCGGGGCAGTCATGGATTATTCGGCTGTGCCGACAGTCCTGTTCACCTATCCCCAGTACGGGATGGTAGGCGCTACGGAGGATGCACTCAAAAAGGAAGGCGCAAGCTATGAAAAGAGCTGTGAAGATCATCTCGACTGGCCCACGTATACGCGGGTGGGGATCGCCCATGCGGCCTATAAGGTGCTCGCGGGAGAAGATGGGAAAATTCTGGGTGCGCACATCCTTTCGGACAACGCCGCCGGCCTGATCAACGCCTTCAGCCTGGCGATGCATAACGGCCTCTCCGCAGAAACGCTTTATCGCCAGAGTATCATGACACCTTATCCCTCGAGGGAAAGCGATATCATCTACATGCTGAGGCCACTGGTCTTTTGA
- a CDS encoding response regulator, with protein MSERHSILLVDGNSFLRSSVRRMIRKAFPEVVVAETDRLTPALQIVDASRLLLVITGIHLKEGSGLDLTESIRVRYPDAAIMIFTNEDDPEYMAEAFQRGANFFVSKALPNRSTILNVIRDRLSGDRSR; from the coding sequence ATGTCGGAACGCCATTCCATATTGCTCGTCGACGGGAATTCCTTTTTAAGGTCCTCCGTCAGGCGGATGATTCGGAAGGCGTTTCCGGAAGTGGTCGTGGCGGAGACGGATCGACTCACCCCGGCGCTCCAGATCGTCGACGCCTCCCGTCTGCTTCTGGTGATCACCGGCATTCATCTCAAGGAAGGCAGTGGGCTGGATCTGACTGAATCGATCAGGGTTCGGTATCCCGACGCCGCTATTATGATCTTCACCAATGAAGACGATCCGGAGTATATGGCTGAAGCGTTTCAAAGAGGTGCAAACTTTTTTGTTTCCAAAGCGCTGCCGAACCGAAGCACCATCCTCAACGTCATCAGAGACCGTTTGTCGGGGGACAGGTCGAGGTGA
- a CDS encoding mechanosensitive ion channel family protein, which yields MARTMVMVLALFLAAAGGLQADELKNLLTGTAAETQAPAEKVITTRSSTQNDRNIRQRLDQIFSELDALRDIEISVSNGVVTLKGEVDSVASETKALQFTRQVEGVVEVVNELTVNRDLSDRLSFTWQKIVNMARSLAAQLPLFVLALLLLVMFWMLGGWIRERESLFLRVSPNPFIAGLLGQIAHLVFILAGVIVALVLVDAAPVIGTILGAAGIVGLAVGFAVRDTVENYIASILLSLRNPFEVNDLVDIDGHEGNVARITSRATILISLDGNHIRIPNALVFKAVITNFTRNPERRFHFKAGIDTAEDLLAAQALALETLKATPGVLTDPRPLAVIEALGDSNVLLGIYAWVDQRRFSFPKVRSEAIRRIKEAFDDAGIVMPEPIYKLRLIEKDSHKSVPVKKSVDANAGDVKDVKDVSAEHALERKVLEDQAQGDGENLLTKNARQEL from the coding sequence ATGGCGCGGACGATGGTTATGGTGTTAGCGCTGTTCCTTGCCGCGGCCGGCGGTCTTCAGGCGGATGAACTGAAAAATTTGCTGACCGGAACGGCGGCGGAGACGCAGGCGCCGGCGGAAAAGGTCATCACGACCAGAAGTTCCACCCAGAATGACCGCAATATCCGTCAGCGTCTCGATCAGATCTTTTCGGAGCTGGATGCGTTGCGGGATATCGAGATCTCCGTCAGTAACGGAGTGGTGACGCTCAAGGGCGAAGTGGATTCCGTCGCTTCCGAAACCAAGGCGCTGCAATTCACCCGTCAGGTGGAAGGTGTGGTCGAGGTCGTAAATGAATTGACGGTAAACCGAGACCTCTCGGATCGTCTATCCTTTACGTGGCAAAAAATAGTGAACATGGCCAGGAGCCTGGCTGCGCAATTGCCCCTGTTCGTTCTCGCGCTGCTGCTCCTTGTCATGTTCTGGATGCTGGGCGGATGGATCCGAGAGCGTGAAAGCCTGTTTCTCCGGGTCAGCCCCAACCCTTTTATCGCCGGACTGTTGGGACAGATCGCCCATTTGGTCTTTATTCTTGCGGGTGTGATCGTGGCGTTGGTGCTGGTGGATGCCGCTCCGGTAATCGGCACGATACTCGGTGCCGCCGGAATTGTCGGTCTTGCGGTGGGGTTTGCCGTGCGGGACACGGTAGAGAACTACATCGCCAGTATCCTGCTGAGTCTCAGGAACCCTTTTGAGGTCAATGACCTGGTGGATATCGACGGGCATGAGGGCAACGTGGCCAGGATTACCTCTCGTGCCACGATCCTGATATCCCTGGACGGCAACCACATTCGGATTCCCAATGCATTGGTTTTCAAGGCGGTGATCACCAATTTTACCCGCAACCCCGAAAGGCGTTTCCATTTCAAGGCGGGCATCGATACGGCAGAGGATTTGCTGGCGGCACAGGCCCTCGCTCTTGAGACGCTGAAGGCTACCCCGGGCGTGCTTACGGATCCCAGGCCGCTGGCCGTTATCGAGGCTTTGGGGGATTCGAATGTGTTGCTGGGTATATATGCCTGGGTGGATCAGCGTCGTTTCAGTTTCCCCAAGGTTCGGAGCGAGGCCATCCGAAGAATCAAGGAGGCGTTTGACGATGCCGGTATTGTCATGCCCGAACCGATTTACAAACTGCGGCTGATCGAGAAGGATTCCCATAAATCCGTTCCCGTGAAAAAATCGGTTGATGCCAATGCCGGGGATGTCAAGGATGTCAAGGATGTCAGCGCAGAACACGCACTGGAGCGCAAGGTATTGGAAGACCAGGCCCAGGGCGATGGAGAAAACCTGCTGACGAAAAACGCACGACAGGAATTATAG
- a CDS encoding transketolase C-terminal domain-containing protein: protein MGLTLMEGNEAIAWGALAAGCRFFAGYPITPATTIYNTMLRLLPPNGGICLQGEDEIASIGFCLGASMAGLKAMTATSGPGMSLYSEQISFALGSEIPIVIVDVQRLGPSTGSATKGADGDIQFLQWGNSGGLPVIVLAPVDVKDCYVLTMQAFNLAERFRCPVFLAANKEVSMIRETLDLERLRLPEVLERRMADGREPFLPFAAREGRYVPDFLPIGGQTLVRQTSSTHGPDGYITTDPNQIALMQARRFAKISTAASKITCYDEYPVANPDTLVIAYGVTARAARAAVKRVEESGGKAGLLVLKTLWPVPEALIREKAAPCRRVIVPEMNLGQYVREIERILPGKTIDFIGQMNGELITPGRIQEVIQHG, encoded by the coding sequence ATGGGTCTGACGCTGATGGAGGGCAATGAGGCGATTGCCTGGGGCGCCCTGGCCGCCGGGTGCCGGTTTTTTGCCGGGTATCCCATCACGCCGGCTACGACCATTTACAACACCATGCTCAGGCTGCTGCCGCCCAATGGGGGGATCTGCCTCCAGGGAGAGGATGAAATCGCTTCCATAGGCTTCTGTCTTGGGGCGTCCATGGCCGGCTTGAAGGCTATGACGGCGACCTCTGGACCGGGAATGAGCCTTTACAGCGAACAGATCTCCTTTGCCCTCGGGAGTGAGATTCCCATTGTCATTGTCGACGTCCAACGCCTGGGGCCCTCCACCGGTTCTGCAACCAAAGGCGCCGACGGCGACATTCAGTTCCTGCAATGGGGCAACTCCGGGGGGCTTCCGGTGATCGTCCTGGCCCCTGTAGACGTAAAGGACTGTTATGTATTGACCATGCAGGCCTTCAATCTGGCCGAACGTTTTCGCTGCCCGGTCTTTCTGGCCGCCAACAAAGAGGTCTCCATGATCCGGGAGACCCTTGATCTGGAACGCCTGCGGCTGCCGGAAGTGCTGGAGCGCCGAATGGCCGACGGCAGGGAGCCCTTCTTGCCCTTTGCTGCAAGGGAAGGCCGGTACGTACCGGATTTCCTGCCTATCGGCGGCCAGACCCTGGTTCGTCAGACGTCCTCGACCCATGGTCCGGACGGCTACATCACCACCGACCCGAACCAGATCGCGCTGATGCAGGCGCGGCGCTTCGCCAAGATCAGTACGGCCGCTTCGAAAATCACCTGCTACGACGAATATCCTGTTGCCAACCCTGATACCCTGGTGATTGCCTACGGGGTAACGGCCAGGGCTGCACGGGCTGCCGTCAAACGGGTCGAGGAAAGCGGCGGGAAGGCCGGGCTTTTGGTTTTGAAGACCCTCTGGCCGGTTCCCGAAGCGCTGATTCGGGAAAAGGCCGCCCCTTGCCGGCGGGTGATCGTCCCCGAGATGAATCTCGGCCAGTACGTTCGAGAGATCGAACGCATCCTGCCGGGTAAAACCATCGACTTTATAGGCCAGATGAACGGAGAGCTTATCACGCCGGGTCGGATCCAGGAGGTGATTCAGCATGGATAG
- a CDS encoding thiamine pyrophosphate-dependent enzyme: protein MDSLLNTDRPPVFCPGCAHERVLHALDQALIGMGLTGRQVVIVTDIGCSGLFDTFFNTHAFHGLHGRALTYATGIKMARSELTVIVTMGDGGLGIGGAHVLSTCRRNIDLTLLVLNNFNYGMTGGQCSSTTPRDAEVGSGFLNRLEKPMDICQVAGTAGAAMVSRVSTYDEGLVRHLQEAIAYDGFSLVDIWGICPGRYARQNRLTPRRIADSIAELPDLSSFKTLNDRMEYGRAYRQEAVLQDAPPDPVRIEPVFKAPWKGRREVVVLGGAGQRIVTAGELLCLAGAAAGCYATQKNDYPVTVMRGHSVSEVILSETEIEYAGIENPAVVIALAAEGVGRRKGMFGRLSPESMVIRALGVALPPCGATVVDIDFKSKQIKSPDWALASLAVLARENRILTMAMLKKALELRYSEGVLEAALTVVEKTNISRHFNIS, encoded by the coding sequence ATGGATAGCCTTTTAAACACGGACCGCCCGCCGGTCTTCTGTCCCGGGTGCGCCCACGAACGGGTACTCCACGCGTTGGACCAGGCCCTGATCGGTATGGGCCTCACCGGCCGGCAAGTCGTTATCGTCACAGATATCGGCTGTTCGGGTCTTTTTGATACCTTTTTCAATACCCACGCCTTTCACGGCCTTCATGGACGGGCGCTCACTTACGCCACCGGCATAAAGATGGCGCGGTCGGAACTCACGGTTATCGTCACCATGGGAGACGGCGGTTTGGGGATCGGGGGCGCACATGTTCTCAGCACTTGTCGGCGTAATATCGATCTGACCTTGTTGGTGCTCAATAATTTCAACTATGGGATGACAGGCGGTCAGTGTTCGAGTACCACCCCTCGGGACGCCGAGGTCGGCTCCGGCTTCCTGAACCGTCTGGAGAAACCGATGGATATCTGCCAGGTCGCCGGCACCGCCGGAGCGGCCATGGTGTCCCGCGTTTCGACATACGATGAAGGATTGGTCAGGCATCTCCAGGAGGCGATCGCCTACGACGGATTTTCCCTGGTGGATATCTGGGGAATATGTCCCGGGCGATACGCCCGACAGAACAGGCTTACCCCCAGGCGTATCGCCGATAGCATTGCCGAACTGCCTGACCTTTCAAGCTTCAAAACATTGAACGACCGGATGGAATATGGCCGCGCGTATCGGCAGGAAGCTGTTTTGCAGGATGCACCGCCGGATCCGGTGCGCATTGAACCCGTTTTCAAGGCGCCGTGGAAGGGTCGGCGGGAGGTGGTTGTGCTGGGCGGCGCCGGTCAGCGTATCGTCACCGCAGGTGAACTGCTGTGTCTGGCCGGAGCTGCGGCAGGGTGTTACGCCACCCAGAAGAACGACTATCCCGTTACCGTGATGCGGGGGCATTCGGTGAGCGAAGTCATTCTGTCGGAGACCGAGATCGAGTATGCCGGTATCGAAAACCCGGCGGTGGTCATCGCTTTGGCAGCCGAGGGCGTCGGTCGACGCAAGGGGATGTTTGGTCGATTGTCGCCGGAATCAATGGTTATTCGTGCCCTCGGCGTGGCGTTGCCCCCTTGCGGCGCAACGGTTGTCGACATCGACTTCAAATCGAAACAAATCAAATCACCGGATTGGGCGCTGGCCTCGCTGGCCGTTCTGGCCCGTGAAAATCGGATCCTGACCATGGCGATGCTGAAAAAGGCGCTGGAACTGCGTTACAGTGAGGGGGTCCTCGAAGCGGCGTTGACGGTGGTTGAGAAGACAAATATTTCAAGACATTTTAACATATCCTGA